A region of the Oceanihabitans sp. IOP_32 genome:
GCCAAGTTATATTATAAAATGCTAAGCTATAAATTTAAAAATGATGAAGCAGAAGACGATTACGACAATGCTTTTGACACCAACGAAATAAATAAAAACAATTCAAAATACAACGAAGACGATGACTACTAAAGGACCTATTTCTCAATTTATAGAAAAGCACTACTTACATTTTAATGCTGCGGCCTTAGTTGATGCTGCCAAAGGATATGAAGCACAGTTAGATGGCGGCGCAAAAATGCTAGTTTCTCTTGCTGGAGCTATGAGTACCGCAGAACTTGGTAAGAGTTTTGCCGAAATGATTCGTCAAGACAAGGTTCAAATAATCTCTTGTACAGGTGCCAACCTTGAAGAAGATATTATGAATTTAGTAGCACATTCACATTACAAACGCGTACCAAATTACCGCGATTTAACACCTCAAGACGAGTGGGATTTAATGGAAAAAGGATTAAATCGCGTAACAGATACCTGTATTCCAGAAGAAGAAGCCTTTAGACGCTTACAGAAACATATCGTAAAAATTTGGAAAGATGCCGAAGCAAACGGAGAACGTTATTTACCGCACGAGTATATGTATAAAATGTTATTATCTGGCGTATTAGAACAATACTACGAAATAGACCTAAAAGATTCTTGGATGTACGCTGCCGCAGAAAAGAACTTACCAATAATTTGTCCAGGTTGGGAAGATAGTACCATGGGCAACATCTTTGCTAGCTACGTACTTAAAGGCGAGTTACAAGCCAGTACCGTAAAATCTGGAATTGAGTATATGACCTTTTTAGCAGATTGGTACACCGCAAACTCTCAAAACGGCATTGGTTTCTTCCAAATTGGAGGCGGCATCGCAGGCGATTTCCCAATATGTGTGGTACCTATGTTGTATCAAGATATGGAACGCCCAGACACACCGTTTTGGAGTTATTTTTGTCAGATTAGCGATTCTACAACAAGTTACGGGTCGTATTCTGGTGCTGTACCAAACGAAAAAATCACTTGGGGTAAACTCAATGTAGACACCCCTAAATTCATAATAGAAAGTGACGCCACTATTGTTGCGCCATTGGTTTTCGCCTATGTATTAGGCCTGTAAACATGAACGAGAACATAGATAATATTGAGCTTAAGTTTTTAACTGTTGATGATTTTGAAGAGTTAAAAGATGCCACTTTAGAGGCCTACGGAGGCGTGCTTAATTCCTATTGGAAAAAACACCATATAGAAGAGTTAACCTCTATGTTCCCCGAAGGTCAGGTGGTTATAAAAATTGATGGCGATATTGCAGGTTGCGCCTTATCACTTATTGTAGATTATGATCGTATTGATGACGAGCATACTTACGAGGATATAATTGGTGGTAAATCCTTTAAAAATCACGACCCTAATGGTGATGTACTCTATGGCATTGATGTATTTATAAAGCCCCAGTATAGGGGCTTACGCCTAGGAAGACGATTATACGATTACAGAAAAGAACTTTGTGAGAATTTAAATTTAAAGGGCATTGTTTTTGGAGGAAGAATGCCAAATTACCATAAATATAAAGAACTTACTCCAAAAGAGTATATAGAAAAAGTAAAACGCAAAGACATTCATGATCCTGTTTTAAATTTTCAAATCTCTAACGATTTTCATCCAGTTCGAGTGCTTAAAGGTTATTTAGAAGGCGATACCGCATCTAATGAATACGCGGTATTAATGGAGTGGGACAATATATATTATACCAAACCCAATAAAAAAGCGAGTTCTGTAAAAACAGTTGTTAGGTTAGGCCTCATTCAATGGCAAATGCGTCCGTATAAAGATCTGGATGCCCTCATGCAACAAGTTGAATATTTTATAGACAGCGTGGCGGCGTATAGATCAGATTTTGCCGTATTTCCGGAGTTTTTTAATGCGCCTTTAATGGCAGAATTTAACCACATGCATGAGCCAGATGCCATTAGAGAACTAGCAAAATTTACAGAAACCATTGTCGATAAATTAAAGCAATTATCGATTTCGTATAACATTAATATTATTTCTGGAAGTATGCCAGAACTTGTAAACGATAAGTTATACAATGTGGGATATTTATGCAGAAGAGATGGCAGTGTAGAACGTTACGAGAAATTACATATTACCCCAGACGAAGCTAAGGTGTGGGGTATGCAAAAAGGCCATACATTACAAACTTTTGAAACCGATGCAGGTAAAATTGGTATACTTATTTGTTACGACTCAGAGTTTCCAGAATTATCACGTTTATTAGCCGATGAAGGTATGGATATTCTTTTCATTCCGTTTTTAACCGATACGCAGAACGGCTATTCTCGTGTAAGACTATGTGCTCAGGCACGCGCTGTAGAAAACGAATGTTATGTAGCCATTTCGGGTAGTGTTGGTAATTTGCCAAACGTAAATAATATGGATATTCAATACGCACAATCGGCCGTATTTACCCCATGCGATTTTTCATTTCCTAGTAATGGCATTAAGGCCGAGGCGACTACAAATACCGAGATGATTTTAGTGGCCGACGTAGACTTAAGTTTACTGCGAGAGCTGCATGCACTTGGTGCCGTGCGCAATTTAAAAGATAGAAGAAAAGATTTTTACGATGTTATCAGAATAAAATAATCTTGTATCTTACGCAGAGAAAAAAAATCCTTTGTATGAAAAATAAAAACGATAATTTAAAACGAGTTATTGTAGATTTTAAAAAGCTAACACCAGAAATTTTAGCCCTATTAGTAGAGAAGTATCCCGATGGATATGATGATGATCACATTGTAACTTTTAAAAATGCTAAAAACGAACTTATTGAAGCCGTTGAGGTTCTTACTGCAGACACCAAATATCTCGTAAAAGTAAGTGCTAAATTAGAAGTCACCATGGAGAACTATGACGAGGATGATTATGAAGATTTTGCTGCAAATGATCCAGAAGCCGTCCCAGATCCAGAGATTGCAGAAGAAGATGCTTCAAATGATTTAGATTAAAATCTTAAATTAACTCTATTAGTTTTAAATGCACAAGCATTTATACGAACGAACTTAAAACACATATTAATTTTTGAAGACTTAACTTTATAGGTTTTAAGTCCCTATTTAAGCTTTAAATTCTGTCTTCTAAGTGTAATACCAAATTAACAATGTCATGTCGCATACAATTCGTTTACTCACATTTTTCTGTTTTATAAATAGGTGTTCATGATGTGCTTCGCAGTTCTTTTTCGCCCATATTTAGGTAGAAAATAAAACCATGACTTTGGCTAGGGGCTTTGATTTTAGCTCACGCCCATATTATAGTAAAATAACGTGTTCGTGAATCTGCGATTTCCATCTCATCTGAGTAAAAAATAAGTAAAATTAACCATACGACATTTCAAAATTAAATTGGTGCAAATAATATTTCCCGAGGCCGACACCTCGGGGAAACTTAGCTTGATAAAAACCTAAAATCACAATGCAGCTTTACAACCTTTAAATAACTAAAAACATCCTTTTTTTAAAACAAAATTATCATTCTACTCCTTTTTTGTTAAAATTTGAAAATATTTTTTTTGCTTAATTCATGGATTTAAAAGTGAAAAAAAAAATCGATTAAACCCAAACACATAACGACACCACAATTGTTTATCAACTAAAAAAATGACAAAAAAAAAGACTAAAAATTATCGCTTTGAAATGTTAATTTTTAATCCTTAAAAATCTATACCACAAAGCCAGGCGTATATGTATTATATTCACTACCAGTAGTTTTAAAACTTAGAACTGCTAAAAGTAATTCGGAGATGTGGTAGGCCATCAACCGATAAAAACAATTATTTAATCTTAAAATTTTAAAAAAATGAAAACAAATCTTTTATTAAAATGCGCAGTATTTGCACTATCAATCGTTACCTTTTCTAGCTTTGCAACAGTGACTAATTTGAATGACGTAACAACCACTCTAGACATTCAAGAGGAAACTGTAGTAAATGCCGTTTACGACGGGCACGATGAGTCTGGATACAACTTTACAGTTGTAGATGAAGATGATAATGAGTCTACTATTACTTTTCAAGAAATTAGCGCTGAATTATTACAGACTTATGATTTAAAATCTGAATCGTTCGTAGGTAAAAGTTTTACAGTTACTTACAAAACTGAAAACGATGTTAATACCATCACGAACCTTACTGAATTACCACAGTATTAATCGAAAAATAAATTAGTCGAGGTCCTACCTCAAGACTTTTCGACAAAATATTTGTGTGTTTCACAATGAAAAAGGCTGCTCTATGAGCGGCTTTTTTTTATAAATACTTCCCAAACAAATACCCCGTAAACTATGGCGTACTCTATGGCAATAATCCATAAATTCTCAGATTTATCGGCGCTATCTGCGTTTAAATAGGCTAAATAACTTAAAACAATAACAAAACTCCACACGAACACAAACTTATATCTAGTAAAAACCGAAAGTGCTAAAATTGTTGCAATATACCATGGGTGCACCGTTGTTGCTACAAAAAAATAAAAAGACAAGAACAATAACATCGACGTTATTAATTGACTCGTTGTTTTATTTTTTCTGAAAAAAGTAAGCATAAGCACAAATAAAATAACAACCACAGATAATACTGGCCCAATAATTTCAATTTCATTATAGCCTCTAAAAGCATATCCTATAGCTCTAGCGACATAATATATACTGGCATTAAACTCAAAATTACTAAACCATAATCCCACGGTTTTAGCATAATTGATAATAAATTCTGTAGAATAAAAAGGAAGAAATAAGAGAATTACAGTAATCATTGTAATACTATAAAATGAAAGTAATTGTTTTATTCCCTTTTGTACGTCATTGCGAGGAGTGCACGACGTGGCAATCTTTTTTCTGTTATCTTGAACTTGTTCAGGAAACTCATAATCATTTTTTTTTGAAACAAACCATTGATAAAATAAAGGCAAAAATAGTAAAGGAATTAATTTAACTGAAACTGACAAACCCAAAACAATAGCCGCAAATTGCCATTTACCAATATGCATTAAATATAAACTCCAAATTAAAAAGAAAATCATGACACCTTCAAAATGAAGATTGCCAGTTAACTCTATAACAATAAACGGATTTAAAATATACCAGAACATATGATAAGCTGGAAGTTTTAGCTTTTTAAGCAGTCTTTTTCCAAAATAAAGTGTTCCAAAATCGGCGGCAATAATTAACAAACGCATCGCTACAACCGCTCCTAAAATACTTTTCCCAGAAAAAAAAGCTGCTAAAGCAAAACAAAATTGATTTAACGGCGGATAATTACTAAAATGGCTCGCATTTAAAGCTCCCATACCTTCGTATAACACTTGAGCTTGTGCCACAGGAGGTTCAGCATTGCGCATTAAGGCTTCTACTGTATGCAGGTAAGGATTAATACCCTCCAATAACAACCTACCATCCCAAATAAACCGATAAAAATCTTGCGATAAATTCGGTATAGCCAAAATAAAAACAGCTCTAAAAACAAAGGCTAGCCAAGTTAAAAGTTTTATGTTTCCCTTAAAATATTGTACTAATTTATAAAACAAAAAAAATAAGGCGGCATATAATAATAGCAGCTTTATATAATCTGTACGCAGCAAATCGTAAGCAAAAGCGCCGTAAAACATCAAACTTGACAATGCCATAAGGAATGGCATTTTATGTAGTTTTAAAAAAGCAGTATTTAAAAACATGAAGTAAATATAGGATTAATTGTTCTAAATTCTTCGCTTAGAAATACTCACTTTGACTTACGAGAAAAATTCACTAAATTAGAGGATTAAGACCATTAAATATTAAGCTTCTTGTCTATACTGGGCTTATTGGCGCAAAACATTAAGACTATTTTTTTAAGACATCAACAAAAATTTATTTAGATAATATGTTAAGAATCCAAGTAAAAAAAGGAGTTGATAAAGTTCTTTTAAGGCTATATCATTCTAGCCATAAAAAAGAAGCTCTTAAATTTCTTAAAAAAATAGAAGCTCAAAAAGGTAAAACGAATCCTAAATTTATAAAATTAAGTAATCAATATGCCTCAGATGTTCTTGGGTGGATTGGTTATTCTCCTTGGCTTTATGTCTATAGTGCCATTAGCGGAAGTTTTAAAGAAGGATGGATTCCAGATAATTATTACGGTAAAATAGTAATACCTGAACTTAAGGGGCAATATGGTGCTTTAGACGATTTAAATGCACTACAAAACAAACTTTTTACTAGTGCCCTATTTCCCGATAAGGCTTATTATGTTAATGGTTTATGGACCACCAAAGACTACGCTGTAATTCCTCAAAAAAAGGTGGCAGACGTTCTATTTAATTCGTCACAAGACATTGTTTACAAAACAGATAATTCGTTAAGAGGCCTAGGTGTGCACTTTTTTTCTAAAGATAATTTTGAAATTAATAAAGTAATGGCCTTAGGTAATGGCATAGCTCAACAGTTTATTAAGCAGCATGTTTTTTTTGAAGACATTGTGTCGAAATCTGTAGCCACCATTAGATTAACCACATATATCGATGTGAAGGGAGAAACTTCTCTTCGATCAGGTTTTCTTCGTGTAGGACGGGCTCCAGATACTCATGTAAAATCTGTAAGTCATATAAGAGTGCCCATTAATATAAACACTGGGGAGTTAAGTAAAACTGGATATGATACCAATTTGAATACCATTGAAAAACATCCCGACAGTAATTATATTTTTAATAAAAGAAAAATACCACATTTTAACAAATGCATAGCTGCTGTACTACATTTACACAAACAAATGCCTTTTTCAAGAACCATAGGTTGGGACTTAACGCTTGACAAAAATGAAGAAGTTAAAGTGATGGAATGGAATGGAGGACATAACGACGTGAAATTTGGCGAGGCCACACAAGGCCCATGTTATGCAGATCTAGGATGGGAAAAATTATGGAAAAAATAAGCGTCGTATTCAAGATGACTCCGGCAAAACCAGACGCTCAATATCTAAAAGTATATTAGTTCGAACAGAAAACCAGATTTGATTTATGGCTTTGATTTGATTTTCGATATCATCTGAGCAAAAACTAATTCAACTTATCAATACGACATTTCAAAATTAAATTGGTATGAGACCATCCTCAAATAAAAAAAACAACCATCTGCTAAAAATGATAAATTCAACAATAAAACAGATTAAAAAGTGCGAGTATTTTTTAGGATTTAGAGGTTAACGATTTATAAAAAACATAGCCAAAACCTAGAAACAACATAAGGTGAAATGGAAAAAGCCCAAAATCGCCACCTTGATCACCTACCACAAAAGCACTGTACAAACCAAAGGCAAAGTACAGCATAAGCAAACCTTCAAAAACCACATAAATAGAGATGGTTTTGTTTAGGTATTTATTTGTTTTCCATCCCTCTCTAGTACTACTAATATTAAATTTTGGTGTTCGAACAAATTCACTTTTTTTCCCAAAATGCCCTTCTAAAACTGCTATAGAATTATGCAAAGAAAAGCCCATAGCTACCGAGAAAAAAACAAAAAACATCCCTGTATAATTTAAAAAACTTCTTAGCGTAGTACCGTACATTTTCTTATACATTATCCAATAGCAAACAAAAAATATCAGAGTGCTTAACACAAAAAAACTCATCACTATAAAATAGGTTTTTAAATGGGCGTTTTCATTTTTTATGTAAAGCATGGGGACACTCAGTATCGCTACTACCAGAATGTTTAAAAACATGGTACTGTTTAATAAATGAAGTAAACCATGCAGTTTTGTTTTTGCCGATAGGTTTTTACTTTTTAAAACCTTCCACATCATTTTCTGGAAATTTTCGGCACCGCCTTTGTTCCATCTAAATTGTTGAGAGCGTGCTGCACTAATCACTATGGGTAACTCTGCTGGTGTAACAACATCTTCAAGGTATTTAAATTTCCATTTTTTTAATTGAGCACGATAGCTTAAATCTAAATCTTCGGTTAAGGTATCCCCTTCCCAATTACCAGCGTCTAAAATGCAAGTTTTCCGCCAAACACCTGCTGTACCATTAAAATTAATAAAATGGCCTTTACTATTTCTACCGACTTGCTCGAGTGTAAAATGAGCATCTAAAGCAAAAGCTTGTATTTTGGTTAATATAGAATAGTTGCGATTTATATGTGCCCAACGGGTTTGTACAACGCCAAGTTTTTCATCTTTAAAATAAGGGATGGTACGTTGTAACCAATCGGTTTGTGGCAGGAAATCGGCATCAAAAATGGCAATAAATTCGCCTTTAGCGGTTTCTAATCCCGCTTTTAATGCCCCAGCTTTAAAGCCTTTTCGATTGCTTCTGGTTATGTGCTGTATATCTAAACCTTCGTTTTGTATTTTAGCAATGTGGTGTTTCGTGCTTTCTACAGTTTCATCGGTAGAATCGTCTAAAACTTGAATCTCTAATCTATGTCTGGGGTAATCTATTTTGGCAATATTGTTCAATAAACGTTCCATAACATACATTTCGTTATAAACGGGTAGTTGTATGGTAACAAAAGGAACTTCCTTCGGATTTGATAAATCGAACAAATCAGAAGTCGTATTACTTTTTTTTGCCGATACATAATTAAATAAAAGGTTTAATTGTGCTAAGGCATAAACAAATATAAGCACTAAAGCTATGGTGTAAACTACTATAATTATGGTCTCTAAAAGCATTATTTAATACTGTATTTAAAAATCCATCCTAGTATTTTAAAACCAGCAAACACGGCTCCTTTAAAGGTACCAGAAACTTTCGAGATGCCTATTCTATTTCTGTAATTCACGGGTATTTCGGTGTAACTAAGTTTTTGCCTTAAGACCTTTAATTGCATTTCTACGGTCCAGCCATAGGTTTTATCTTCCATATTTAAGGCCAACAATTTATTGTATGTAATGGCTCTAAAGGGACCTAAGTCGGTGAATTTCGATTTAAAAAAGAGTGTCATCAATGTGGTTGCCAGCCAATTCCCAAAAATTTGCGGTCCTGTCATTGATCCTTGTTCTCTTAAATCCTTTACGCGCGCTCCAATTACAAAATCGATATCATCATTAATAATAGGTGCTACAATTTTTGTTAATTCCTCTGGATAATCACTATAATCGCCATCTAAAAACACGACAATATCTGGCTTTATATTTTGATTTGCTATATATGTCATACCTTTCAAACAAGCATAGCCGTAGCCTTTGCGTTTTTCCGTTAAAACGGTAGCCCCCGCTTTTTTGGCATTGATTTCAGTATTATCTGTAGAGTTATTACTAATTACAATTATTTCGTTAACTATATCAGGAATATCGTTAATAACAAGGGCAATAGAATCTGCTTCGTTGTAGGCAGGGATGATGACTTTTATATGAGGCATTGTTGAGGCGCTATTTTAATGACAAAAATACCAATATTTTAGGGGTTTAGTTACTCACACATACGCTTCTTTTCTGTTTTTTTAGTTATATAAAACAAGAATATTTTCTGTTATATAAAAGTAAATGATGTATCAGTGTACCATTATTTTTGTTTCAAAAAATCCATCAGATCTAAATTATTACCCAGTAAAACATCAGTAGGATTAATACGCCCTTTTTCTGGCCCATTTTCAAGTTTTAAAACCCCTCTTGGGCAAACCGCAGCACAAATACCGCAACCCACACAACTTGCTCTTATAATATTTTCGCCTTTTTGAGCATAAGCGCGTACATCAATACCCATTTCGCAATAGGTTGAGCAGTTACCACAAGAAATGCATTGGCCGCCATTAGTTGTAATTCTAAATCGCGATTTAAAACGCTGAACAATACCTAAATAAGCAGCTAACGGACAACCAAAACGGCACCATACGCGGTTGCCAAAAATAGGATAAAAACCTGTGCCTATAACACCTGCAAACCAAGCCCCAATTAAGAAACTATAAGCATCTTTTATCCATTGGGAGTTAATACCCAAAAACGACTGCACGCCAAGAAAATAACAATACAAAGTTACCAAAGTCATCACCAAAGAAAACACTAAAACGCCATGCACCAACCAGCGTTCTAATCTCCAGGCGTTTAAACTTTTATCTGAAAGTTGCCTGTACGGATCTCCTAAAGTTTCGGCTAAACCACCACAACCACAAACCCAAGAGCAATACCAGCGTTTTCCGAAGAAATAAGTCATAACAGGTACTATAACTAAGGTTAATACAATACCCCAAACCAATATAAATAATCCTATGGCGCCACTGTTACGAAGACTGTCTAAATTCCAATCAAAAAAGAAATCATAGTCTAAAGGAAAGGCATTTTTAAAATCGTATCCCGGCATATTTAAGCTTAGCATAATTTCTGGAATAAGAAAGGCGAATACTATTTGAAAGAACAGTACCGAAGTAGTTCTTATCATTTGATAAGTATTATGCCGGTATTTAATATACATACGCACGGCCATAACCAGCATAACCACAGAGTATAAAAAGCCATAAACAAACCATTGGCTTGCCGGATTGCCGTTTAAAAACACACTTATAGAATCGAGAATATAGGTCCAATTAACCACATAATCTGGGTAAAAATATAAGAGCACATAAAACACCACTAGATATAGGAGTACCAACCAAGCTATCCAACCACGGTTGGTACTCGCTTTATGATAAATACCGTTATTTTTAATTCCAGGTTTACCTAATAGAATAACATTTGGTAAAATAAAAAGTAAGGCACCAATTATTGCTAAACCAAAACTTAACCACCATAGGATTAACGGATTTTCTTTAACAAAACCTGAACCCGCAATTTTAGCAACTTCATAACTTAAACTGTGGGGTTTTCCGTAGATTTTATATTGATATTGCTCGCCTTTTTTATCCCAGTTTTTTTCAGAATCGTATTTTTCTATTAATTTATCATAGTAATCGTTTGAGGCTTGATAAGCTTGCCTCACGCGGCTAGAAAACTCAAAAATATTTAGATGCTCTTGAGTTACGGTAGCTTTAAAAAGGGCGTCTTCTATAACTTCACTTTGGTAATTTTTAGATTCAATAAAGGTTTTAAACTGGGAAGGGCTAAGCCCAAAGTTACCAGTGAATAAACTCCCTGAAAAAACACAGAGTCCTATTAAGAATAATATTAATCCTGATGTTTTTATTGCCTTCATCTCTTAGTTTCTTATCATACGATCTCATTGTATGAAAACACAATAAGCTCACATTTTATAGTGGTTCTACTTTGCAAAAATACGCTTCCAACTTTTCTTTTTCAGTTGTATATTGGTTTTGTTTTCCCTGTTGAATTTTGCAAGGATTTCGGGTTCATGAAGTTTATAAAACTCGGGGTCGAAATTAGCATCGGCCAAATGTTCTAAAACATAATCGACGCTGCGTTTTTGGTTAAGAATGCGATTGAAAAAATCGTGTCGCATTCTTATGCCAAAAGTGTTTATACCAATAAATTCGCGCGTGTTTTTATCGTAATTTACATGAATACATTTTTTACCATCTTCGTGTTCCCAATAAAAACGCTGCTCGTTTTCTTTTGTTTTTGCCCAAACCCAGCCATAGGTTTGGTATTCTATATCTATAAATTTGGCCGAGTTAAACCAATGTCCTGGTTGGTAGGCCATTCGAATACCGCAAATGGTTTGTGCAATGGTTTCTCCCATCATGCGTCCGGTATACCAAACCGCTTCTATACTGTTGCGCAGGTTAATGGCTTCACGCTGTTCTGCACAATCGCCAATGGCGTAAACATCTGGAATATTGGTTTCTAAAAAGCGATTGACTTTTACACCGCGATGGGTTTCAATCTTTGAGTTTTTTAAAAAATCGATATTAGGAGACACGCCCGCGGTTAAGCCCACGATGTTACATTCAATTTCGTCTTCGGTTTCAGCGATAACAACAGATTTTACCGTTCCATTTTCATCAGCTTTAATTTCCTTTAAGTTCACCCCTAACCTAAGATCGACGCCTATACTTCTAATTTCTCGATTAATCAAAGCCGACTCTTGTTCTGGTAAAACGATGTTCCAAAAACTAGATTCTCGAACTAAAAACGTAACAGGAATATGCCGAGAATGCAACATCTCGACTAATTCGACACCTATTAAACCACCACCAACAACAACGGCGTGTTTACACACTTTATTATTAGGTGCATATTTTTCAAGCGCCTCTAAGTCTTGTTTGTGGTACATACCCATAACGCCTTTTAGATCTTGTCCGGGCCAGCCAAACTTATTGGGTTTACTTCCCGTCGCTATAATAAGCTTATCGTATTTTAAAGACTCACCATTTGCAAACAGTAAACTTTTTGTTTCTGTTTTAACCGTTTTTACAAAGCCTTTTTTAAGGTTGATTTTATTCTTTTTCCAAAACCAATTTTCGTAGGGTTGCGTATGCTCAAACTTCATGTGTCCCATATACACATACATGAGTGCGGTGCGGGAAAAAAAATAATCGGTTTCGGCAGAGATGATTGTGATTTTCTTATCAGAAAGCTTTCTTATATGCCGCGCTGCTGTAACACCTGAGATTCCGTTTCCTATAATAACAATGTGTTCCATTTTTTAGGGATTCTATTCTAATAGGTCGAAGGTAATGATAATACCTTAAACAGTAATTGTATTTAATTTCGACTCCAGCACCTCGTTTAATTTGTACGACCATTAAAAAATACCAATTCAGTTCTAAAGTCATCACAATACGATCTTCATGATCTAGGAAATAATTATCTAAAACCACATCTCCTTTAAAGCCTAAATTCTTGTAAATGTTTAAGGCGCTCTGGTTATCTGGATATACGGTTAAGGCCACTTCCTTAGCATTTGCGTTTTTTAAGACGGCTATTATTTTCTCTGTTAATTGTTTTCCTAGTCCTTGCCCTCTGGCTTTGTCATGCACACCTAGAGACAACAACCAACCTTGCATAAGTTCGGTGTTTAAACCACCTATGGCATAGCCTAAAATTTGATTTTGGTCTTTTGCGACTAGAAAATAATGCCCAGAGATGTCAAATAATTGCCTAACCACAAACGGCGGATAACTGTCGGTGTTAAAAACATGTTGCTCTATGGCGATTATGCCCTCTAGGTCTTCTAATGTTGCTTGGCTAATTGTAATCATGAAAATAGTGTTTTATATCGTTTTTTAGTTTTATTAATTTGAAAAATTTGTTTCCTAGGTTTACGGAAGACCGCTCAGATACTTTTCTGTCTCACAACAGTTCATAAAGTCCAGATTTAATTATTTTAATGGTTGTAATATAGTGATGATTTCCTGCCTGTAAAGTCAATGTATATGCTATTTTTTAAATGGTGATTTTTTATAAACTATCACTACTCTAAATCTTTCAATTTTATATGAAACGCATAAAGAATAATACCGTATGAATCTGTTAGAGAATGTCAATTTGACACATAAACACCTGTTAATGCGCTAATTAACTGAATAATTGTCAGAAAAAAGACCCAAAGACAACACTTATAAGGTTTGGTATTCCTTTTGCTTTACATGCATTGAAGTCAAATGAGATTTCAAGTTTAAAATATTGTTTAATTTAAAATTTTGTAAAAATGAGCAATTTAGTAAATGTTCCTAACAATCGAGGTTTGGCTAAAACAAATTCTAATTCCAACTTCCCTAGTTTATCGAATTGGTTGGACGATGTTTTTAACAGAGATTTACCATCTGTATTAACCTCAAACTTTAATACGGGTATCACACTTCCAAAAGTGAATATTAAAGAAACTACCGATGCTTTTGAAGTAGAGATGGCTGTACCTGGCTTAAAAAAGTCTGATTTCAAACTTGATGTTGATAATGATGTGTTGTCAATTTCTACTGAAATTACCGAAGAAAAAGAAGATAAAAACGATCACTATACGCGAAGAGAATTTG
Encoded here:
- a CDS encoding deoxyhypusine synthase family protein, translating into MTTKGPISQFIEKHYLHFNAAALVDAAKGYEAQLDGGAKMLVSLAGAMSTAELGKSFAEMIRQDKVQIISCTGANLEEDIMNLVAHSHYKRVPNYRDLTPQDEWDLMEKGLNRVTDTCIPEEEAFRRLQKHIVKIWKDAEANGERYLPHEYMYKMLLSGVLEQYYEIDLKDSWMYAAAEKNLPIICPGWEDSTMGNIFASYVLKGELQASTVKSGIEYMTFLADWYTANSQNGIGFFQIGGGIAGDFPICVVPMLYQDMERPDTPFWSYFCQISDSTTSYGSYSGAVPNEKITWGKLNVDTPKFIIESDATIVAPLVFAYVLGL
- a CDS encoding bifunctional GNAT family N-acetyltransferase/carbon-nitrogen hydrolase family protein, yielding MNENIDNIELKFLTVDDFEELKDATLEAYGGVLNSYWKKHHIEELTSMFPEGQVVIKIDGDIAGCALSLIVDYDRIDDEHTYEDIIGGKSFKNHDPNGDVLYGIDVFIKPQYRGLRLGRRLYDYRKELCENLNLKGIVFGGRMPNYHKYKELTPKEYIEKVKRKDIHDPVLNFQISNDFHPVRVLKGYLEGDTASNEYAVLMEWDNIYYTKPNKKASSVKTVVRLGLIQWQMRPYKDLDALMQQVEYFIDSVAAYRSDFAVFPEFFNAPLMAEFNHMHEPDAIRELAKFTETIVDKLKQLSISYNINIISGSMPELVNDKLYNVGYLCRRDGSVERYEKLHITPDEAKVWGMQKGHTLQTFETDAGKIGILICYDSEFPELSRLLADEGMDILFIPFLTDTQNGYSRVRLCAQARAVENECYVAISGSVGNLPNVNNMDIQYAQSAVFTPCDFSFPSNGIKAEATTNTEMILVADVDLSLLRELHALGAVRNLKDRRKDFYDVIRIK
- a CDS encoding mannosyltransferase, which encodes MALSSLMFYGAFAYDLLRTDYIKLLLLYAALFFLFYKLVQYFKGNIKLLTWLAFVFRAVFILAIPNLSQDFYRFIWDGRLLLEGINPYLHTVEALMRNAEPPVAQAQVLYEGMGALNASHFSNYPPLNQFCFALAAFFSGKSILGAVVAMRLLIIAADFGTLYFGKRLLKKLKLPAYHMFWYILNPFIVIELTGNLHFEGVMIFFLIWSLYLMHIGKWQFAAIVLGLSVSVKLIPLLFLPLFYQWFVSKKNDYEFPEQVQDNRKKIATSCTPRNDVQKGIKQLLSFYSITMITVILLFLPFYSTEFIINYAKTVGLWFSNFEFNASIYYVARAIGYAFRGYNEIEIIGPVLSVVVILFVLMLTFFRKNKTTSQLITSMLLFLSFYFFVATTVHPWYIATILALSVFTRYKFVFVWSFVIVLSYLAYLNADSADKSENLWIIAIEYAIVYGVFVWEVFIKKSRS
- a CDS encoding sugar-transfer associated ATP-grasp domain-containing protein; the encoded protein is MLRIQVKKGVDKVLLRLYHSSHKKEALKFLKKIEAQKGKTNPKFIKLSNQYASDVLGWIGYSPWLYVYSAISGSFKEGWIPDNYYGKIVIPELKGQYGALDDLNALQNKLFTSALFPDKAYYVNGLWTTKDYAVIPQKKVADVLFNSSQDIVYKTDNSLRGLGVHFFSKDNFEINKVMALGNGIAQQFIKQHVFFEDIVSKSVATIRLTTYIDVKGETSLRSGFLRVGRAPDTHVKSVSHIRVPININTGELSKTGYDTNLNTIEKHPDSNYIFNKRKIPHFNKCIAAVLHLHKQMPFSRTIGWDLTLDKNEEVKVMEWNGGHNDVKFGEATQGPCYADLGWEKLWKK